In Thalassophryne amazonica chromosome 4, fThaAma1.1, whole genome shotgun sequence, a genomic segment contains:
- the LOC117509611 gene encoding proton-coupled folate transporter-like isoform X1: MFESDTAAILPEDLLSATSTDEHKTTDCRGGREESGTPTTCRLRPPFACPLSVSVEPVLFLSMFAFTLQAPLATQYLWDRISEDLGYNTSQKSATCGNSSTTPDPLLKEVETLTAHWNLYINLVGFSIALIVVPVLGPWSDLAGRRPVLIIPSIGLALQTGVNLVVMYLKLPVAYFFIGRMLSGLLGDFAAILAGCFSYVADVTDQKSRTFRVAVLEACIGLSGMLASIIGGYWRKAQWYINPFWLVLATQTATALYAYLFVPESILENPTAKFFTTRHYKAVWLLYTKRGGASETNGRYHRFKLWLYMLCLFVVLTIHFGCRDLYVLYELSSPLCWGPELIGYGSAVLHMTYLSSLLGLKIMQRCLQDSWMALMGLASNVTGMVVFSFADTTQLMFTGYGLCFLFVVATPVLRSKLSKLASPSEQGALFASVSCIEALCFILGSAIFSSLYPATLHFMKGFPFLFAAIVLFIPAGIIGTLQCIDQRREQRLHSNLT; the protein is encoded by the exons ATGTTCGAGTCGGACACCGCAGCGATCCTTCCTGAAGATCTGCTGAGCGCCACATCTACGGACGAACACAAAACCACCGACTGTCGTGGCGGCAGAGAGGAGTCCGGCACACCGACTACCTGCCGCCTGCGGCCGCCGTTTGCGTGTCCGCTGTCCGTGTCCGTAGAACCCGTGTTGTTCCTGTCCATGTTTGCGTTCACCTTGCAGGCCCCTCTGGCGACTCAGTATCTGTGGGACCGGATCAGTGAAGATCTGGGTTACAACACGTCCCAAAAGAGTGCAACGTGCGGAAACAGCTCGACCACTCCAGACCCTCTGCTGAAG GAGGTGGAAACACTGACAGCACATTGGAACCTTTATATAAATCTGGTGGGCTTTTCTATAGCACTAATTGTGGTTCCTGTCCTGGGGCCATGGAGTGACCTTGCAGGTCGTAGGCCAGTCCTCATCATCCCCAGCATAGGCTTGGCTCTCCAGACAGGGGTGAACCTGGTGGTGATGTACTTGAAGCTGCCTGTTGCCTACTTCTTCATTGGCAGGATGCTCAGTGGGCTTTTAGGTGATTTCGCTGCCATCTTGGCAGGATGCTTCTCATATGTGGCTGATGTCACTGACCAAAAGTCCCGCACCTTCAGAGTAGCAGTGTTGGAGGCCTGTATAGGCCTGTCAGGGATGCTGGCTAGCATCATTGGAGGGTATTGGCGGAAGGCACAATG GTACATCAACCCGTTCTGGCTGGTCCTGGCCACCCAAACAGCTACAGCTCTGTATGCTTATCTGTTTGTCCCTGAGTCCATCCTAGAAAACCCCACTGCCAAGTTCTTCACTACTCGCCACTACAAAGCTGTCTGGCTCCTCTACACTAAAAGGGGCGGTGCCAGTGAAACCAATGGAAGATATCATCGGTTCAAATTGTGGCTTTACATGCTTTGCCTCTTTGTGGTGTTGACCATTCACTTTGGCTGTCGGGATCTGTACGTGCTGTATGAACTGAGCTCACCGCTGTGCTGGGGGCCGGAGCTAATTGGCTATGGCTCAGCAGTTCTGCACATGACCTACCTGAGCAGTCTGCTTGGACTGAAGATCATGCAGCGCTGCCTGCAAGACTCCTGGATGGCTCTCATGGGTCTGGCCTCCAATGTCACCGGGATGGTGGTCTTCTCTTTTGCTGACACAACCCAGCTGATGTTCACAG GGTACGGGTTATGTTTCCTCTTCGTGGTTGCAACTCCTGTGCTCAGGTCAAAGCTGTCCAAGTTGGCCAGCCCATCAGAACAAG GCGCCCTGTTTGCCTCTGTGTCCTGTATTGAAGCCTTGTGTTTTATTCTGGGCAGCGCCATCTTCAGCTCGCTCTATCCAGCCACGCTGCACTTCATGAAGGGCTTCCCCTTCCTGTTTGCCGCCATCGTCCTCTTCATCCCTGCTGGAATCATTGG CACTCTGCAATGCATAGACCAGAGGCGAGAACAGAGGCTCCACAGCAACCTGACCTAA
- the LOC117509611 gene encoding proton-coupled folate transporter-like isoform X2, whose translation MFESDTAAILPEDLLSATSTDEHKTTDCRGGREESGTPTTCRLRPPFACPLSVSVEPVLFLSMFAFTLQAPLATQYLWDRISEDLGYNTSQKSATCGNSSTTPDPLLKEVETLTAHWNLYINLVGFSIALIVVPVLGPWSDLAGRRPVLIIPSIGLALQTGVNLVVMYLKLPVAYFFIGRMLSGLLGDFAAILAGCFSYVADVTDQKSRTFRVAVLEACIGLSGMLASIIGGYWRKAQWYINPFWLVLATQTATALYAYLFVPESILENPTAKFFTTRHYKAVWLLYTKRGGASETNGRYHRFKLWLYMLCLFVVLTIHFGCRDLYVLYELSSPLCWGPELIGYGSAVLHMTYLSSLLGLKIMQRCLQDSWMALMGLASNVTGMVVFSFADTTQLMFTGYGLCFLFVVATPVLRSKLSKLASPSEQGALFASVSCIEALCFILGSAIFSSLYPATLHFMKGFPFLFAAIVLFIPAGIIGTLQCIDQR comes from the exons ATGTTCGAGTCGGACACCGCAGCGATCCTTCCTGAAGATCTGCTGAGCGCCACATCTACGGACGAACACAAAACCACCGACTGTCGTGGCGGCAGAGAGGAGTCCGGCACACCGACTACCTGCCGCCTGCGGCCGCCGTTTGCGTGTCCGCTGTCCGTGTCCGTAGAACCCGTGTTGTTCCTGTCCATGTTTGCGTTCACCTTGCAGGCCCCTCTGGCGACTCAGTATCTGTGGGACCGGATCAGTGAAGATCTGGGTTACAACACGTCCCAAAAGAGTGCAACGTGCGGAAACAGCTCGACCACTCCAGACCCTCTGCTGAAG GAGGTGGAAACACTGACAGCACATTGGAACCTTTATATAAATCTGGTGGGCTTTTCTATAGCACTAATTGTGGTTCCTGTCCTGGGGCCATGGAGTGACCTTGCAGGTCGTAGGCCAGTCCTCATCATCCCCAGCATAGGCTTGGCTCTCCAGACAGGGGTGAACCTGGTGGTGATGTACTTGAAGCTGCCTGTTGCCTACTTCTTCATTGGCAGGATGCTCAGTGGGCTTTTAGGTGATTTCGCTGCCATCTTGGCAGGATGCTTCTCATATGTGGCTGATGTCACTGACCAAAAGTCCCGCACCTTCAGAGTAGCAGTGTTGGAGGCCTGTATAGGCCTGTCAGGGATGCTGGCTAGCATCATTGGAGGGTATTGGCGGAAGGCACAATG GTACATCAACCCGTTCTGGCTGGTCCTGGCCACCCAAACAGCTACAGCTCTGTATGCTTATCTGTTTGTCCCTGAGTCCATCCTAGAAAACCCCACTGCCAAGTTCTTCACTACTCGCCACTACAAAGCTGTCTGGCTCCTCTACACTAAAAGGGGCGGTGCCAGTGAAACCAATGGAAGATATCATCGGTTCAAATTGTGGCTTTACATGCTTTGCCTCTTTGTGGTGTTGACCATTCACTTTGGCTGTCGGGATCTGTACGTGCTGTATGAACTGAGCTCACCGCTGTGCTGGGGGCCGGAGCTAATTGGCTATGGCTCAGCAGTTCTGCACATGACCTACCTGAGCAGTCTGCTTGGACTGAAGATCATGCAGCGCTGCCTGCAAGACTCCTGGATGGCTCTCATGGGTCTGGCCTCCAATGTCACCGGGATGGTGGTCTTCTCTTTTGCTGACACAACCCAGCTGATGTTCACAG GGTACGGGTTATGTTTCCTCTTCGTGGTTGCAACTCCTGTGCTCAGGTCAAAGCTGTCCAAGTTGGCCAGCCCATCAGAACAAG GCGCCCTGTTTGCCTCTGTGTCCTGTATTGAAGCCTTGTGTTTTATTCTGGGCAGCGCCATCTTCAGCTCGCTCTATCCAGCCACGCTGCACTTCATGAAGGGCTTCCCCTTCCTGTTTGCCGCCATCGTCCTCTTCATCCCTGCTGGAATCATTGG